In Besnoitia besnoiti strain Bb-Ger1 chromosome I, whole genome shotgun sequence, the genomic window GGTGGCGTTACTCTGCCATAGGCAAAAAGGGGGCGGCGCCCACATGTTCGACCTCCCTGGCAAGACTGTGAGTGGATCCGGCGTATGCCCTTCCGTCCGTCGATCTGTGTCCCTACAGACGCTTACGCCTGGAGTTCAGCGACGGCCTTGTTCAGAGCCATGACGTCATCAACAGACTTCTGGAATTGCTTCTGCTCCTCCTCGTTGAGCTCAAGCTCAATGACACGCTCGATGCCACTGCCGCCAATGACGGCGGGGAGGCCAATGAACATGTCCTTCAGGCCGTACTCGCCTGAGCAGTACACACTGCAGGGGATGACGCGCTTCTCGTCGCGCAAGAAGGAGGTGGCcatggcgacggcggaggcggcgggggcgtaGTAGGCGGAGCCCTGACCCAGGAAGCGAACGATCTCTCCGCCGGAGACCTTGGTGTGTTCGGCGATCTCTTCGAGCTGTTTCTCAGTCACAACACCGTCCTTGATAAACTTCTGGATCGGGTAGCCGTTGACCGTGATGTAGCGGACAAGGGGCACCATGCAGTCACCATGGGTACCGATGACGGTCGCCTGTACGTCACGGGGGGAGACGGAGAGCGCGTCCGCCACGtagcggcggaagcggccAGAGTCGAGCATGCAGGCCATACCGCAGATCATGTTCTGGGGAACGCCTGACGCCTCCCACATGACCTTAACCATGCAGTCGAGCGGGTTGGTGACGACGATGATGAACGTCTTCGGGCAGTACTTCTTGATGTTTTGGCCGATCTCACGGATGATCTTAGAGTTGAAGGGTAACAAGTCGTTGCGACTCCACTCAGAGTCGGGCTTGCCCGGGACCTTTGTGAGGCCAGCAGTCACAATGACGACGTCGGCGCCCGTGAGCGCTGCCTCGTAGTTGTACTCAGCGCGGACGGACACGTTGGTGTCTTCCACGGAAGTCACGTGGCTCAGGTCAAGAGCCTTGCCCTCGGGCATGCCTGCATACAAATAGAAAACCCCAAAACAAAAAAGTCGACCATAAATGGGACGATTGCACCTGATAAGGCAATGAAGCGACAATGACACGGATTCAACCTCCCCCGGCAAGGGCCACATCGAGAGATCTGGTGAATAGGGCAAACCACCGAAGCACGTAGCACACGCACGAAAACACATAAAACACTCAGCTAGCATTCACAAAAACGTGAAATGCTCCTCCGGTTCACCAGACGCCTCAGCCGCGTTGGCTGAGCGCATGGGAAAAGGAAAACATGCGACATATCTGCCATGATCCCGACTTCTTCTTGGAGCTGGGGGACTCCGAATGACGCACGGGCACGGCACGGATCGCGCTGGGAAGCAAAAACGGTTAGTTCCATGTGCGTCCATCACGAGAAAAAACACAGAGATCTACGAGGGAAAGACCAACGATCCGGTTTTCCAGAAACCCTAGCTCCACACGAATAGCAGAGAATGAAGACTCAGAAACCGTTTGCCCAGATTTGCACCCGCGTCCAGCAcggacgcacacacacacgggAGGCCCGGAAATCTGCAGGCGGGTGGTGCGATTGGTAGACCTTGCGTCTGCAAAGACCTGCCCACAAAATGCACCAATTCCGCGGACGAAAACCCCGAAACAATGCACAAACTCGGCACAGAAAGGCTGCAGCTGAAGGAACTGCTTTGCGGCACTCACCTTTTACAACATCGTACAGGACGACGTCCGCCAACTCCTTGAGTGCGCACAGGTACCCCATAGTTCCACCAATCATACCAGAGCCAATCATGGCtaccttcttcctcctctggaCCATTTCGGGCGCCATGTTTACGAActagaagaaaaaaaaagatcGGTGTTTGAACCGGGGTGTGTCGCTAACAAAAAAAGTGCAGCAAAGAAGCGCGATAACAAATGACAAATGTTAATGTGATGGTGTTATGGCGCACCGAGCGGACTGTGAGGACGGAGGCGGACGCAAAATTCAATCAGTTCGGGCAGTTGAGTGTGGGAACCCGGCCACTTCAGCGGCTCCCGCAAGCAAACACGGATCCTACACCAGTAgcacggcgacgacgcctttGCACAGCAGATCCCCGGTGACACACACTTGTTCAGTTAAGGAAGCGGGTGGAGGACCGCACAACCACCCAGCGCTTCGGTGCAACAGACGATGCTAGCTCCGCGGCCCGACGGGCAGGGTGTTCGAACAGTTGAACACCAGCAGACCGGTTCCCCCAGCATGAAATGCACCCTTCGTAATTCACATTGGCATCTATTGCTTCGACCGGCCGATTTGAAAATCGCACACGCCCTGTGAACTGCGACGCTGCCCAACCCCCCGAGGTACCACGTCGTATCTCGCATTGTTCCGcacttccttctccgcggtcTTCTACCAGAAGCACACGTGTCCATCGCTTACTGTGGTAAGGGATAACGAAAGAGCACTGGTGTAGGAGAAGACGCACCTTCCATGTTAATCCGGTGAAAGATGGCACCGCTGGAGTAGCAGGGCTGAGTTCACGCTGTTGTCTAGACGCCCTCCCGGAATCGCGCAGAAACGGAACAGAGCCAACGCACAGTGCACGAAGTGGCACGTGACCTGGCCAGGAGTTTCACACATGTGTGCAGCTCTCTTGCTGCAGACAAGGCGCGCAGAAAGCCAGCTGACCTTTTCTTCCTGTACCTCGAGGCCGCATGCTCGCTCTCGGCGAGGGCACTCCGTGCGCGgcacgtctccgccgtcgcatgAGGCGTCACTGTCAACATCAGAGCGTGTCGAGCTTGTCTCAATGAACCGGAAGCGAGAGGCTGGATAGCCTGCCTCAAATACCTCTCCTTTCTGGTGAACGTGGTACTCAATATACACGTGTTGCATTGGACAGCGGCCATGGTGCGAATGGCGAGCAACGGCCGTGATAGCATAGAGTCCCATAGTTAAAAGGAAACGCATATGCCAAATCGTAGGGATGCGCACACGTAGCATGCCATAGGAGGGACACAATGCACAGAGGCCGACGTAAAGCGTGGTGGGCACGTACAGCTTACCCCTTTGTCACCCAGCCTGGCTCCATAGAACCCTTACCATATATGCGCTCCAACCTGTCAAGGACGTTGACGCCTATGCGGTAGGAGTGATGCTCAACAGTGAGTTCCCCTATTGTAGTGAGCGTCGGGATCAGATCTGTTCTCTAAGATGGCATCGACGGCCCGTTGGCGCGGCTACTAGGGACAACGACCTCCACACTTCCCGTATCATGCGCGGTTTGCCAGATGCGAGCCTGGAGGCGTGTTTGGTTGCCTCCCATAGCTAGGGTCATCCCGATATTATGAAGTAGCTCAaccgctcttcctcctcagaCACAAGTGAAGATTGGGATACTAAACTGTCGCTAGCATGTCTGCGCCTGCACCGTCGAGCGGATAGAACCCACTAGCAAACATGGAGACCTAGACTGCCATACTGTATACCCGAGTAATGACTCAcccactgactacattttGGATCgtagaatactgaagatgacgCCGGTTACGAGATACACACATCTACGTTCTATAAGCTTTCTTGGTACTGGGTCTCCTATTCATATTTAAATGATTCTAGTAAGACCTGCACAAAACTGATGAGGGCCTTTTCCCTACGGAAATCGGGAAGCAAAATTGCTTCAGCATTTCCTGAAACGGGCGGTGTGCGAAGGAACTGACGGTAGAATCAAGGAGGAATGGCAGCCGAGCCGCAGCATCGCACACGGCAGAAGCCCAGAAGCACGAAGTACTCGAACGAGCCGCACTCCGCTGAGCAAGCTGTGGTTAGAGGAAACTTATCTGTATCTGTGCAAGTGACTCGTGTCTTGCCACGACAGTAACAGTGCTTATCGCGCCAGCTGCACTCCGTTGTGAGGGgacggggggaggggggcggaggTGGGGTACTCTGATACGGCAACACGGTCGTAAAAACGGCAGAAAAGATTCCTCCAGGGACATCGTCTGCTCCACGGGAGGAGTTGGCGCTGGAATCGACcaggcagaagaaaaaatACCACCTGCGGCTAGTCGTTTGCGGTACCGTATTTCCAGCTGCGGGCCGAATGGAAGAGATGCCTGCCAGCACACAGGCagcccctccctcccccgcccccctgccGCGTGCGGCAGACTGAGAAAACTCGATTGGATGTGCAGCGACGACTCACTCAAGTCCGAGGACTAGTGAACTGGTGTGTTCAGGGCCGATTGTCTCAAGCTGGTCCTTTTTCTGACATTCTCCAGCGTATAGATGAGAAACCAACattgtatacaagctgtacgaacACCATGACATTCATTTTGCTagagttatctgggtgcgataattcgacatcGCTGTGATTGCTAgggagcataggagatgctacacgccttagTTGCTATTGCACTGACATAATTATCGTACACGCACTCACCTAGTTTTTGAGAGCAGGGCAATACTCACGAGGTGCACCCACGTGGGTGACGTGGGCAGCGAGAATGCTACTGTACCTGTCAAACTCCGTTCTTTGTGAGGAGCCTCCAGTATGCACGAGGGTTTTTCAATCTCACTACCACTCCTCGGGTTTTAACTGGTAATCTGGTGCTATTCCACCGTCAACGGATGAGAGCCTGTTGAGCTGCTTTTGCTGCATATTCCCCGCGGGGAAATCCTTGAAGCTGGGATGGTCCACTGCTACGCGCGTTGATGAAAGGACCCTACGTAGTCAACTACAGGTACGGCCTTGCTAAATTGCTCGCATGGCGCGGGTTGACGGGCCGGATGCGTTTTGCCTGAGTCATTCAGACAGAGCGCTTTCCCCCgcaagaaggcgcagccaTGCGACGCGTGCTCCCATCAGCGGGGCAACGAGGAGGCTGGCACGTGTAAAGGAGATTCAAAAAGTCACGCCTTGAGAGTCTGTGGCGGAGTCCACTGGGACCTGAGCCATCAGGGAACAAAATCCACAGTTCTGGTCCCTTTCTGTCCGTCGTTCGCTGTCGTACGCGTTTCATCCACTGCCGCAGCTACGCCGAGAAACGCCGCGTGTCCACTGCAGACCAGCGCCTGTCGTACCGCCCGGCGGTAGGGCGCTTCAGGAAATATGCTCAGTaaagaggcgaagcggacgCTCTTCACGCAATAAGAGGAAGGAAGCCTCTCGTACAGAATTCTGAAATACAGGACCGAATACTGCAGCTTACTTTGCAGAGCGGGGAAACGCGAAACTGGGTGTGGCAACGGACTCCCCCGCGCACCAGCTTGAATGGTAGCATGCCGCAGAGATGCTCAAGAGGACGCGTGCGGGCGGTGGCTGAGAGAAGCTGCGGATTCCAGGCGGGCGCCGTCTTGTCTTTCCCTTCTCTGCTGTTCCTGGAGGTCCTGTATAAAAGCAATGAAATGcaggcacgcgagagagcggggAAAAACTGTGAAAAATCACTCTGCGTGAGAGAGCGTTTCCCCGGTTTCGTTCATTTTCAGGCGCGCGGTCCATTCTGCCGGCGCAGTCGCTTTGTGCTCTGAAACCTTTCCCCGCTTACATACTCTTCCTCGACTCCCGTTCTTCAAAAGTATTGGGGCAGCGGCCTCTCTTTTCCCCTTAGTTCGAATGGAGAGAAAAGCCTTGCGCCGTAATAGAACTGCttgtcttcttttctcccGTCGTTCTCCGTCCTTTTTTCCCACTCCGTCCCGACTTTGTTCTTTGCTCTCTTTTTCGACGATTTTCTTTTCGCGTTAACCCTTTGTTTCCGCCCTTGCTTCGAAGTCCCCGATACTCACTTTTCTCGAAATTCACGACAAACGTTCGCTGCCATATCCGGGCGTCAAAAAATCTCGTCGGCTGCGTGCCCCGCGCCTACACGAGAGGGGGACATTCCCCGCGTTTTTCtgcttgttttttttttctttttgttTCCTCTTTGGCCGTGTCTGCCTTCTTTCTGTCCCCGAAAACGTCTTTCGTCTCCCggtttctctctccccctcccccgcagCCAACAGCAGGCGCGTACGTTCACGATACATCCCGAGTCTCTTTTTTTAGTTCGAATCGCACACCTCACTCGACAGtgtgttttctcttctgtttCCTGTCCGCTCGCAAGAATCCGACATCAAAGTCTCCACGGCTGAGAGCTCGCTGCGGCACCAACGAAGTGGCACCTGTTTCGTGGGGAGCGTCGTTGAAGAGTCGCTTTTCCCGCCACCAGTTTCTTCGTTTCTGCTGCTTTTCACTATACAATCATCTACGGAGTCCCCAACGGAGGACCGGCGTTTCTGGACGCAAAAGGCACGTTCTTTGTGTGTGGAGTCTCGAGTTCCCCTTACCGGACCGTTGCTTGATAGCGCGGGTGCCCGCACTGTGGAAGCCTCTTTCAACCGATCCCCAGTATCCTTGCATCTGTATTCGATTCGAGTCAACAGGCTTCAACGCGTTGCAGCCATCTGCAGAGAGGGAAAGCGCTCGCTCGCAGCCTTTTTCATTTCGtgtttccgcgtcctcctaCGTGATTTCGCCGGGACCGCCTTTTTCGGGCGCTGGGTTCGGATCGTGTTTGACTGTTCACGTGGTGCAGATT contains:
- a CDS encoding lactate dehydrogenase LDH1 (encoded by transcript BESB_009180), producing the protein MAPEMVQRRKKVAMIGSGMIGGTMGYLCALKELADVVLYDVVKGMPEGKALDLSHVTSVEDTNVSVRAEYNYEAALTGADVVIVTAGLTKVPGKPDSEWSRNDLLPFNSKIIREIGQNIKKYCPKTFIIVVTNPLDCMVKVMWEASGVPQNMICGMACMLDSGRFRRYVADALSVSPRDVQATVIGTHGDCMVPLVRYITVNGYPIQKFIKDGVVTEKQLEEIAEHTKVSGGEIVRFLGQGSAYYAPAASAVAMATSFLRDEKRVIPCSVYCSGEYGLKDMFIGLPAVIGGSGIERVIELELNEEEQKQFQKSVDDVMALNKAVAELQA